From the Streptomyces sp. Tu 2975 genome, one window contains:
- the rsgA gene encoding ribosome small subunit-dependent GTPase A, with the protein MRRYGKHTDEDDIRSRPNRKGNRPRTNIRPKHEDALEGMVLTVDRGRLTCLVGDRIITAMKARELGRKAAVVGDRVGIVGDLSGDKDTLARIVRIEKRSSVLRRTADDDDPFERVVVANADRLAIVTALADPEPRPRLIDRCLVAAYDGGLEPLLVLTKSDLASPDELLEMYGALGVPYVVTTRDEFVDGRAAKRVREHLVGRTTAFVGHSGVGKTTLVNALVPDEMRRSTGHVNAVTGRGRHTTTSALALPLADEKGGWVIDTPGVRSFGLHHVDPSRVINAFPDLVPGTEGCPRACSHDEPDCALDDWVAEGHADPARLYSLRRLLATRERREGD; encoded by the coding sequence ATGCGGCGCTACGGCAAGCACACCGACGAGGACGACATCCGGTCCCGGCCCAACCGCAAGGGCAACCGGCCCAGGACCAACATCCGCCCCAAGCACGAGGACGCCCTCGAGGGCATGGTCCTCACCGTCGACCGCGGCAGGCTGACGTGCCTCGTCGGGGACCGGATCATCACGGCGATGAAGGCCCGGGAACTGGGCCGTAAAGCGGCCGTCGTCGGTGACCGGGTCGGGATCGTGGGCGACCTCTCGGGCGACAAGGACACCCTCGCAAGGATCGTCCGCATCGAGAAGCGTTCCTCGGTGCTGCGCCGTACCGCCGACGACGACGATCCGTTCGAGCGGGTCGTCGTCGCGAACGCCGACCGGCTCGCCATCGTCACCGCCCTCGCCGATCCCGAGCCGCGCCCGCGCCTGATCGACCGCTGTCTGGTCGCGGCGTACGACGGCGGGCTCGAACCGCTGCTGGTACTGACGAAGTCGGATCTCGCGTCGCCCGACGAACTACTGGAGATGTACGGCGCGCTGGGCGTCCCGTACGTGGTCACCACGCGGGACGAGTTCGTCGACGGGCGGGCCGCGAAGCGGGTGCGCGAGCATCTGGTCGGCCGGACGACCGCGTTCGTCGGGCACTCCGGCGTCGGCAAGACGACCCTGGTCAACGCCCTCGTCCCGGACGAGATGCGGCGGAGCACCGGCCATGTCAACGCGGTCACGGGCCGTGGGCGGCACACCACGACCTCCGCTCTCGCCCTCCCGCTCGCGGACGAGAAGGGCGGCTGGGTGATCGACACTCCCGGGGTGCGCTCCTTCGGACTGCACCATGTCGACCCGTCCCGGGTCATCAACGCCTTCCCCGACCTGGTGCCGGGCACCGAGGGCTGCCCGCGCGCGTGCTCGCACGACGAGCCGGACTGCGCTCTGGACGACTGGGTGGCGGAGGGCCACGCCGATCCGGCGCGGCTCTATTCGCTGCGGCGACTGCTCGCGACCCGTGAGCGACGCGAAGGCGACTGA
- a CDS encoding multidrug efflux SMR transporter, giving the protein MAWLLVVVAGFLETGFAVCLKLSHGFTRLWPTVAFAAFALGSFGLLTLSLKKLDVGPAYAVWTGIGAAGTAIYGMIFLDDLVSTLKIISITLVIVGVIGLQLSGSSQ; this is encoded by the coding sequence ATGGCGTGGCTGCTGGTGGTGGTGGCGGGGTTCCTCGAAACGGGCTTCGCCGTGTGTCTCAAGCTGTCCCACGGCTTCACCAGGCTGTGGCCGACGGTCGCCTTCGCCGCGTTCGCGCTGGGCAGTTTCGGTCTGCTGACCCTGTCGCTGAAGAAGCTCGACGTGGGCCCGGCCTATGCCGTGTGGACGGGGATCGGCGCCGCCGGCACCGCCATCTACGGCATGATCTTCCTCGACGACCTGGTGTCCACCCTCAAGATCATCTCGATCACACTGGTGATCGTCGGGGTCATCGGTCTGCAGCTCTCGGGCTCGTCGCAGTGA
- a CDS encoding TetR/AcrR family transcriptional regulator: MPAARESLLDAALAALRDLPWSGIRMVDVASAAGVSRQTLYNEFGSKDGLARALVRREADAYLRGVERLMARSGSVADRLVAVAEWTVGEARARPVLRALLTGCWGERLPVPRPVRGGTGLSRVPAQRRADAWLPGPADLVAAVRDRSLAKGHGSRLGDGDGEPGDLPQRCELAVRLALSFVVAPAGGSVARSVRAVVGDGLTATSPRAADR, translated from the coding sequence ATGCCTGCAGCGCGGGAGTCACTGCTGGACGCCGCTCTGGCGGCGCTGCGCGACCTGCCGTGGTCCGGGATCCGGATGGTCGACGTCGCCTCCGCCGCGGGCGTCTCCCGCCAGACCCTCTACAACGAGTTCGGCAGCAAGGACGGTCTCGCCCGCGCCCTCGTGCGGCGCGAGGCCGACGCGTACCTGCGCGGGGTGGAACGGCTGATGGCGCGGAGCGGCTCGGTCGCCGACCGGCTCGTGGCCGTCGCCGAGTGGACCGTCGGCGAGGCGCGCGCGAGACCCGTACTGCGCGCGCTGCTCACCGGCTGCTGGGGCGAACGGCTGCCGGTGCCACGCCCGGTGCGCGGCGGGACCGGGCTGTCGAGGGTGCCCGCCCAGCGTCGCGCTGACGCGTGGCTGCCCGGTCCGGCGGATCTGGTCGCGGCCGTGCGGGACCGTTCGCTCGCGAAGGGACACGGGAGCCGGCTCGGGGACGGTGACGGCGAACCGGGCGACCTGCCTCAGCGCTGCGAACTCGCGGTGCGGCTCGCGCTGTCCTTCGTCGTCGCGCCGGCCGGCGGGAGTGTCGCCCGATCGGTGCGGGCGGTGGTGGGCGACGGGCTCACTGCGACGAGCCCGAGAGCTGCAGACCGATGA
- the hisN gene encoding histidinol-phosphatase has translation MPDYHDDLRLAHVLADAADATTMDRFKALDLKVETKPDMTPVSEADKAAEELIRGHLQRARPRDAILGEEFGIEGTGPRRWVVDPIDGTKNYVRGVPVWATLISLMEAGEGGYQPVVGVVSAPALGRRWWAAKGGGAYTGRSLTSATRLHVSKVERIEDASFAYSSLTGWEAQGRLDGFMDLTRAVWRTRGYGDFWPYMMVAEGSVDICAEPELSLWDMAAPAIVVQEAGGVFTGLDGRQGPHSGNAAASNGLLHEELLGYLNQQY, from the coding sequence ATGCCCGACTACCACGATGATCTGCGGCTTGCCCACGTCCTCGCGGACGCCGCCGACGCCACCACCATGGACCGGTTCAAGGCCCTCGACCTCAAGGTCGAGACGAAACCCGACATGACACCGGTGAGCGAGGCCGACAAGGCGGCGGAGGAGCTCATCCGCGGACATCTGCAACGGGCACGGCCACGCGACGCGATCCTCGGTGAGGAGTTCGGCATCGAGGGCACCGGGCCGCGGCGCTGGGTCGTCGACCCGATCGACGGCACGAAGAACTATGTGCGCGGCGTGCCGGTCTGGGCGACGCTGATCTCGCTCATGGAGGCGGGAGAGGGCGGCTACCAGCCGGTCGTGGGCGTCGTATCGGCACCGGCGCTCGGCAGGCGCTGGTGGGCGGCGAAGGGCGGGGGCGCGTACACCGGCCGCAGTCTGACGTCCGCGACCCGTCTGCACGTCTCGAAGGTCGAGCGCATAGAGGATGCCTCCTTCGCGTACTCGTCGCTGACCGGCTGGGAGGCACAGGGGCGTCTCGACGGATTCATGGACCTGACGCGCGCGGTCTGGCGCACCCGGGGCTACGGCGACTTCTGGCCGTACATGATGGTCGCCGAGGGCTCTGTCGACATCTGCGCAGAGCCGGAGCTGTCCCTGTGGGACATGGCCGCTCCGGCGATCGTCGTCCAGGAGGCGGGCGGCGTCTTCACGGGTCTCGACGGGCGGCAGGGACCGCACAGCGGCAACGCCGCGGCGTCGAACGGGCTCCTCCACGAGGAGTTGCTGGGTTACCTCAACCAGCAGTACTGA
- a CDS encoding CBS domain-containing protein → MLVRDAMSTVVLTIGPAHTLRQAARLMAARRVGAAVVLDSDSSLGILTERDILNSVGLGQDPDLETAGTHTTTDVVFAAPSWTLEEAAGAMTHGGFRHLIVTDGDGPIGVVSVRDIIRCWAPARSQVVA, encoded by the coding sequence ATGCTCGTCCGTGACGCCATGAGCACGGTGGTCCTCACCATCGGACCCGCACACACACTCCGCCAGGCGGCCCGGCTGATGGCCGCCCGCCGCGTAGGCGCGGCAGTGGTCCTCGACTCCGACTCGAGCCTCGGCATCCTCACAGAACGGGACATCCTGAACTCGGTCGGCCTGGGACAGGACCCCGACCTGGAGACCGCCGGCACCCACACCACGACCGACGTCGTCTTCGCCGCGCCTTCCTGGACCTTGGAGGAGGCGGCCGGGGCCATGACTCACGGCGGGTTCCGCCATCTGATCGTGACGGACGGGGACGGGCCCATCGGCGTCGTCTCCGTCCGCGACATCATCCGCTGCTGGGCCCCGGCCCGGAGCCAGGTGGTCGCCTAG
- a CDS encoding catalase, whose translation MTQEAHVTQGPLTTEAGAPVADNQNSETAGVGGPVLVQDQLLLEKLAHFNRERIPERVVHARGAGAYGTFTLTRDVSRWTRAKFLSEVGKQTETFLRFSTVAGNLGAADAVRDPRGWALKFYTEEGNYDLVGNNTPVFFIKDAIKFPDFIHTQKRDPYTGSQEADNVWDFWGLSPESTHQVTWLFGDRGIPASYRHMDGFGSHTYQWNNEAGEVFWVKYHFKTDQGIKNLTQAEADKLAGEDPDSHQRDLREAIERGDFPSWTVQVQIMPAAEAATYRFNPFDLTKVWPHADYPPIEIGKLELNRNPENIFAEVEQSIFSPAHFVPGIGPSPDKMLQGRLFAYGDAHRYRVGINADHLPVNRPHATEARTNSRDGFLYDGRHKGAKNYEPNSFGGPHQTDRALWQPIPVTGVTGDHAAPVHSEDDDFVQAGNLYRLMSEDEKGRLIDNLAGFIAKVSRDDIAERAIGNFRQADGDFGKRLEAAVQALRG comes from the coding sequence ATGACGCAGGAGGCGCACGTGACGCAGGGACCGCTCACCACGGAGGCCGGGGCTCCGGTCGCCGACAACCAGAACAGCGAGACCGCGGGCGTCGGCGGGCCGGTGCTTGTCCAGGACCAGCTGTTGCTCGAGAAGCTCGCGCACTTCAACCGCGAGCGCATCCCGGAGCGTGTCGTCCACGCGCGTGGCGCGGGCGCCTACGGCACCTTCACGCTGACCCGCGACGTCTCGCGGTGGACCCGCGCGAAGTTCCTCTCCGAGGTCGGCAAGCAGACCGAGACCTTCCTGCGCTTCTCGACCGTCGCCGGCAACCTCGGCGCCGCGGACGCGGTGCGCGACCCGCGCGGCTGGGCGCTGAAGTTCTACACCGAAGAGGGCAACTACGACCTCGTCGGCAACAACACCCCGGTGTTCTTCATCAAGGACGCCATCAAGTTCCCCGACTTCATCCACACCCAGAAGCGCGACCCCTACACCGGGTCCCAGGAGGCGGACAACGTCTGGGACTTCTGGGGACTGTCGCCCGAGTCCACCCACCAGGTGACCTGGCTGTTCGGCGACCGTGGCATCCCCGCGTCGTACCGCCACATGGACGGCTTCGGCTCGCACACCTACCAGTGGAACAACGAGGCCGGCGAGGTCTTCTGGGTCAAGTACCACTTCAAGACCGACCAGGGCATCAAGAACCTCACCCAGGCCGAGGCCGACAAGCTCGCCGGCGAGGACCCCGACTCGCACCAGCGCGACCTGCGTGAGGCCATCGAGCGCGGTGACTTCCCGAGTTGGACGGTGCAGGTCCAGATCATGCCCGCGGCCGAGGCGGCGACCTACCGCTTCAACCCGTTCGACCTCACCAAGGTGTGGCCGCACGCGGACTACCCGCCGATCGAGATCGGCAAGCTCGAGCTCAACCGCAACCCGGAGAACATCTTCGCCGAGGTCGAGCAGTCCATCTTCAGCCCCGCCCACTTCGTGCCGGGCATCGGTCCCTCCCCGGACAAGATGCTCCAGGGCCGGCTCTTCGCGTACGGCGATGCCCATCGCTACCGCGTCGGCATCAACGCCGACCACCTGCCGGTGAACCGCCCGCACGCCACCGAGGCACGCACCAACTCCCGTGACGGCTTCCTGTACGACGGCCGCCACAAGGGCGCGAAGAACTACGAGCCGAACAGCTTCGGCGGCCCGCACCAGACGGACCGCGCGCTGTGGCAGCCGATCCCGGTGACCGGCGTGACCGGTGACCACGCGGCCCCTGTCCACTCCGAGGACGACGACTTCGTCCAGGCGGGCAACCTCTACCGCCTGATGTCCGAGGACGAGAAGGGCCGTCTCATCGACAACCTGGCGGGCTTCATCGCCAAGGTGTCGCGTGACGACATCGCCGAGCGCGCGATCGGCAACTTCCGCCAGGCGGACGGTGACTTCGGCAAGCGGCTCGAAGCCGCGGTCCAGGCCCTGCGCGGCTGA
- a CDS encoding Fur family transcriptional regulator gives MSDLLERLRGRGWRMTAQRRVVAEVLDGEHVHLTADEVHARAVRLLPEISRATVYNTLGELVSLGEVLEVSTDRRAKRYDPNAHRPHQHLVCARCGAIRDVHPMGNPLADLPDTERFGFTISDVEVTYRGTCPNCAAG, from the coding sequence ATGAGTGACCTGTTGGAACGACTTCGCGGACGCGGCTGGCGCATGACCGCCCAGCGGCGTGTCGTGGCCGAGGTCCTCGACGGCGAACACGTGCATCTGACCGCCGACGAGGTGCACGCCCGAGCAGTGAGGCTGCTGCCCGAGATCTCCCGGGCGACCGTCTACAACACCCTCGGCGAACTGGTGAGCCTCGGTGAGGTGCTCGAGGTGTCGACCGACCGGCGCGCCAAGCGGTACGACCCCAACGCCCACCGCCCCCATCAGCACCTGGTCTGCGCCCGCTGCGGCGCGATCCGCGACGTGCATCCGATGGGCAACCCGCTGGCGGACCTCCCGGACACGGAGCGCTTCGGCTTCACGATCTCCGACGTCGAGGTGACGTACCGGGGCACCTGCCCGAACTGCGCTGCCGGGTGA
- a CDS encoding SEL1-like repeat protein, with translation MEFMGDRATLLETGRFVQPHAGDVADAIDAAVRADHTGKGRSDTGHDDTDGNSADTVETAGAEARHRSAADAGDTAAMSVLGALLLRRGDLDGAEPYLRGATADGDRAAANNLGVLLHQRGYADEAAGWWRIAAVAGSAAAAHALGRHFRERGDEPAAEYWLRQSAEQGHALGAYALADLLEHRSDVGAERWLRTAAEQGHREAAYRLARALERRAAAECRTTDGVGSLVGTGPAEPGPARDAARRARRGEDGARSAGVGGAGRSEARRHEPAAAVTGPGAVGSTDPALRVLADAETAAGEHLGGRRARDGRPGASVSGAQERTVERGGALLDEAAQWYRQAAARGHRRAALYLGAILERRGRLKEAGRWYLTAAKDGEARAACALAFLLRDAGDEESAAVWWLRAAQDGDGNAANALGALHAARGEPQTAERWYRAAMDAGDVNGAYNLGLLCAAQDRTAQAEQWYRRAAYAGHREAANALAVLLLQAGDPVGAEPWFSKAAEAGSVDAAFNLGILHAGRDDDRTALTWYERAAAAGHTEAALQVGIALLRDGDEQGAERHLRCAAGGGSAEAAFRLASVLDARRPPPGPPALGEPVAEKCECEEWYERAAEQGHRRAQVRVGMLAAARGDMADAARWYREAAEAGSRSGAFNLGLLLAREGSEREASLWWTRAARAGHGRAALRLALLAARRGELAEGQRWCARAVELGPAEVTERAARLREALLQELTA, from the coding sequence ATGGAATTTATGGGGGACAGGGCAACTCTGTTGGAGACAGGGCGGTTTGTGCAGCCGCATGCCGGTGACGTGGCGGACGCGATCGACGCCGCGGTCCGTGCCGACCACACGGGCAAGGGCCGGAGCGACACCGGTCACGACGACACCGACGGCAACAGCGCCGACACGGTCGAGACCGCCGGCGCGGAGGCGCGTCACCGGAGCGCTGCCGATGCCGGTGACACCGCGGCGATGAGCGTCCTCGGCGCGCTGCTTCTGCGCCGCGGAGACCTCGACGGCGCGGAGCCCTATCTGCGGGGCGCCACCGCCGACGGGGACCGCGCCGCGGCCAACAACCTCGGCGTGCTCCTCCATCAGCGCGGCTACGCGGACGAGGCGGCCGGCTGGTGGCGGATCGCCGCCGTCGCCGGATCCGCCGCCGCCGCCCACGCCCTGGGACGCCACTTCCGCGAGCGGGGCGACGAGCCGGCCGCCGAGTACTGGCTGCGCCAGTCCGCGGAGCAGGGCCACGCCCTCGGCGCGTACGCACTCGCCGACCTGCTCGAGCACCGCAGCGACGTAGGCGCCGAGCGCTGGCTGCGCACGGCCGCGGAACAGGGCCACCGCGAGGCGGCGTACCGGCTCGCCCGCGCCCTGGAGCGCCGGGCGGCGGCGGAGTGCCGCACGACCGACGGCGTCGGCAGCCTGGTCGGCACCGGACCGGCGGAGCCGGGGCCCGCGAGGGACGCCGCGCGGCGTGCTCGTCGCGGTGAGGACGGAGCGCGTTCCGCCGGTGTGGGCGGTGCGGGGCGGTCGGAGGCGCGTCGCCACGAGCCTGCGGCCGCCGTGACGGGCCCGGGCGCCGTCGGGTCGACCGACCCCGCGCTGCGCGTGCTCGCTGACGCGGAGACCGCGGCGGGCGAGCACCTGGGCGGACGCCGGGCACGTGACGGCCGTCCTGGTGCGAGCGTCTCCGGTGCGCAGGAGCGGACCGTCGAGCGGGGCGGGGCCCTGCTCGACGAGGCCGCCCAGTGGTACCGGCAGGCAGCCGCACGAGGGCACCGGCGGGCCGCCCTGTACCTGGGGGCGATCCTCGAGAGGCGCGGCCGCCTGAAGGAGGCCGGGCGCTGGTACCTCACGGCCGCCAAGGACGGCGAGGCTCGTGCCGCCTGCGCGCTCGCCTTCCTGCTGCGCGACGCGGGCGACGAGGAGAGCGCCGCCGTGTGGTGGCTGCGAGCCGCCCAGGACGGCGACGGCAACGCGGCCAACGCCCTCGGCGCGCTGCACGCGGCCAGGGGCGAGCCGCAGACGGCGGAGCGCTGGTACCGCGCCGCCATGGACGCCGGTGACGTCAACGGCGCGTACAACCTGGGTCTGCTGTGCGCTGCCCAGGACCGTACGGCCCAGGCCGAGCAGTGGTACCGCCGCGCCGCCTACGCCGGACACAGGGAGGCCGCCAACGCCCTCGCCGTCCTGCTGCTTCAGGCGGGCGATCCGGTCGGAGCCGAGCCGTGGTTCTCCAAGGCGGCGGAGGCCGGCAGTGTCGACGCCGCCTTCAACCTGGGCATCCTTCACGCCGGCCGCGACGACGACCGTACGGCTCTCACCTGGTACGAGCGGGCCGCCGCGGCGGGCCACACGGAGGCGGCGCTCCAGGTCGGCATCGCCCTGCTCAGGGACGGTGACGAGCAGGGCGCGGAGCGCCATCTGCGCTGCGCCGCGGGCGGTGGCAGCGCGGAGGCGGCGTTCCGGCTCGCCAGTGTGCTGGACGCCCGCCGCCCGCCGCCCGGCCCGCCGGCCCTCGGCGAGCCGGTGGCGGAGAAGTGCGAATGCGAGGAGTGGTACGAGCGCGCCGCCGAGCAGGGCCACCGCCGTGCCCAGGTGCGCGTGGGCATGCTGGCCGCCGCCCGCGGCGACATGGCCGACGCCGCCCGCTGGTACCGCGAGGCGGCGGAGGCGGGCAGCCGCAGCGGCGCGTTCAACCTGGGGCTCCTGCTCGCCCGCGAGGGCAGCGAGCGTGAGGCATCGCTGTGGTGGACGCGGGCGGCCCGGGCCGGACACGGTAGGGCCGCACTGCGGCTGGCGCTGCTCGCCGCTCGCCGGGGAGAACTGGCCGAGGGCCAGCGGTGGTGCGCCAGGGCGGTCGAGCTCGGCCCCGCGGAGGTCACGGAGCGAGCCGCACGACTGCGCGAGGCGCTGCTCCAGGAGCTCACTGCTTAA